A genome region from Penicillium psychrofluorescens genome assembly, chromosome: 3 includes the following:
- a CDS encoding uncharacterized protein (ID:PFLUO_004831-T1.cds;~source:funannotate), with translation MAHQANQHLDLLARDHFDWAQDVEENIQSQSMQHADPFFNMTDPTSESLPEDHEHDSLDILSPDSFDWAEDMEDKIQSKFPQSSDPTIRLSDSISGFLPEEHEYTEDSDDLSDPESTHSEASSNTSEGSLLIIDGSSHQYPCTAFPSLQPNVQNELAYRNCYVKAEEGEEHKVHHFNWMGNPVYQHSSTPPTESLALILSEPKISQHSDEHRMQAILGCAFTFLDPVVVNLYDGHEDSLLQMRGSKLVQAANGRVFKYYTLHGQWTGDNRDQAGETALDDANPSTYYCNPDVAIGNGFVETSVLPSRMQYRERQDELAVQYYPNRKQNWWQPTPSRLRESMTIEQTPVSPSPVAIETPTTICKPVAAQKPAPSLKTVDPSRDPNIYYSFPDPGFEEPTRSLLLRLRTKKISVRKVLKQALTALGSAWQDQPPVLW, from the exons ATGGCGCACCAG GCCAACCAACAcctggatcttcttgccagaGACCATTTTGATTGGGCGCAGGATGTGGAAGAAAACATTCAGAGCCAGTCTATGCAGCACGCCGATCCTTTTTTCAACATGACCGATCCCACCAGCGAGTCCTTGCCAGAGGATCATGAACACGACAGCCTCGACATTCTTTCTCCTGATTCTTTTGACTGGGCCGAAGATATGGAAGATAAAATCCAGAGCAAATTTCCCCAGAGCAGTGATCCCACCATCCGCCTGTCGGATTCCATCAGCGGCTTCTTGCCCGAGGAACACGAATACACCGAAGACTCTGACGATCTCTCTGATCCGGAAAGCACACATAGCGAAGCATCTTCAAACACAAGCGAAGGCTCTCTACTCATAATTGACGGTTCATCACACCAGTACCCTTGCACCGCATTTCCTTCACTTCAACCCAATGTCCAAAACGAGCTGGCTTATCGAAACTGTTACGTCAaagccgaagaaggcgaggaacACAAAGTGCACCACTTCAACTGGATGGGAAATCCGGTCTACCAGCACAGCTCAACACCTCCCACCGAATCTCTCGCACTCATTCTCTCCGAACCCAAGATCTCACAACACAGCGACGAGCACCGCATGCAAGCCATACTCGGCTGTGCATTTACTTTCCTCGATCCTGTGGTGGTCAACCTCTATGATGGACACGAAGATTCTCTTCTACAAATGCGTGGCTCGAAGCTTGTCCAAGCTGCTAACGGTCGAGTCTTCAAGTACTATACTCTCCATGGCCAATGGACCGGAGACAATCGCGACCAAGCCGGCGAGACTGCGCTTGATGACGCAAACCCGAGCACTTACTACTGCAACCCGGACGTGGCTATAGGGAACGGATTCGTCGAAACCAGTGTGCTTCCATCTCGGATGCAATACCGGGAGCGCCAGGATGAACTGGCTGTGCAATACTACCCAAACAGAAAGCAAAACTGGTGGCAGCCTACTCCGTCTCGACTCCGAGAATCCATGACTATAGAGCAGACGCCGgtctctccttctcccgtcGCCATTGAAACCCCCACCACTATTTGCAAGCCCGTCGCTGCCCAGAAGCCCGCACCGAGCCTAAAGACCGTCGACCCCTCCAGAGACCCCAATATTTACTACTCCTTTCCCGACCCTGGCTTCGAAGAGCCCACGCGCAGCCTGCTACTGCGCCTACGCACAAAGAAGATTTCGGTGCGGAAGGTACTCAAGCAGGCACTGACCGCACTGGGTTCTGCATGGCAGGATCAGCCTCCGGTCCTGTGGTAA
- a CDS encoding uncharacterized protein (ID:PFLUO_004832-T1.cds;~source:funannotate), with protein MASAMAKRLEGKTVVVTGASSGIGKATAIEFARTSPKDLKLILTARRIDTLKQVAAEINAEVGNGVKVLPVKLDVSNPKEIESFVSSLPDGFKEIDVLVNNAGLVKGVAKAPEIATEDLNIMFNTNVTGLINMTQAILPIFQKRPEGGRGDIINIGSIAGREPYAGGSIYCATKAAVRSFTDSLRKELIASRIRIIEIDPGQVETEFSVVRFYGDKDKADAVYKGCEPLTGEDIAEVVVFAAGRRENVVIADTLVFPSHQAAAGVMHRKS; from the exons ATGGCGTCCGCAATGGCCAAACGCCTCGAAGGCAAGACAGTCGTCGTGACCGGCGCATCATCGGGTATTGGCAAGGCCACGGCAATTGAGTTTGCGCGCACGTCGCCCAAGGACCTCAAGCTGATTCTGACCGCACGCCGCATCGACACCCTGAAGCAGGTCGCGGCGGAGATCAACGCGGAGGTCGGCAATGGCGTCAAAGTGCTTCCGGTTAAGCTAGATGTCAGTAATCCGAAGGAAATCGAGAGCTTTGTCTCTTCGTTGCCGGATGGGTTCAAGGAAATTGATGTCCTGGTCAACAACGC GGGCCTGGTCAAGGGCGTTGCAAAGGCACCTGAAATCGCCACTGAGGATCTGAACATCATGTTCAACACCAACGTCACCGGCTTGATCAACATGACTCAGGCGATCCTCCCCATCTTCCAGAAGAGGCCCGAGGGCGGCCGTGGTgatatcatcaacatcggcaGCATTGCGGGTCGCGAGCCCTACGCCGGCGGTAGCATCTACTGTGCCACCAAGGCAGCGGTGCGCTCATTCACGGACTCGCTGCGGAAGGAGCTCATCGCGTCGCGGATTCGCATTATTGAGATCGACCCCGGTCAGGTCGAGACG GAGTTCTCCGTTGTCCGGTTCTATGGcgacaaggacaaggccgaTGCCGTCTACAA GGGCTGTGAGCCTTTGACTGGCGAGGACATTGCCGAGGTCGTTGTCTTCGCCGCTGGACGACGGGAGAATGTCGTGATTGCCGACACCCTGGTCTTCCCCAGCCACCAG GCGGCTGCTGGTGTTATGCACCGCAAGTCCTAA
- a CDS encoding uncharacterized protein (ID:PFLUO_004833-T1.cds;~source:funannotate), protein MASKFLREYKLVVVGGGGVGKSCLTIQLIQSHFVDEYDPTIEDSYRKQCVIDDEVALLDVLDTAGQEEYSAMREQYMRTGEGFLLIYSITSRQSFEEIMTFQQQILRVKDKDYFPIIVVANKCDLEKERVVSEQEGEALARQFGCKFIETSAKSRINVENAFYDLVREIRRYNKEMSSYPAGSGAYGARQPDGKMDVSEPGESAGCCSKCVIM, encoded by the exons ATGGCCTCCAAG TTCCTACGAGAATACAAACTGGTCGTggttggcggcggtggtgtcggaAAGTCATGCTTGACGATCCAGCTGATCCAGAGCCACTTCGTCGATGAATACGACCCGACAATTGAGG ACTCCTACCGCAAGCAGTGCGTGATCGACGATGAGGTCGCCTTGTTGGACGTCCTGGACACAGCCGGTCAGGAGGAGTACTCGGCAATGCGGGAGCAATACATGCGGACTGGCGAGGGCTTCCTGCTGATCTACTCGATAACGTCGCGCCAATCCTTCGAAGAGATCATGACCTTCCAACAGCAGATCCTGCGcgtcaaggacaaggactACTTCCCCATCATTGTCGTGGCCAACAAGTGCGATTTGGAGAAGGAGCGTGTGGTCTCGGAGCAAG AGGGTGAAGCCCTGGCCCGGCAGTTCGGCTGCAAGTTCATCGAGACCTCCGCCAAGTCGCGCATCAACGTCGAGAACGCCTTCTACGACCTCGTCCGCGAGATTCGCCGCTACAACAAGGAAATGTCCTCGTATCCGGCCGGCTCGGGCGCCTACGGTGCCCGCCAGCCAGATGGCAAGATGGACGTCAGCGAGCCCGGCGAGAGCGCCGGCTGCTGCTCCAAGTGCGTCATTATGTAA
- a CDS encoding uncharacterized protein (ID:PFLUO_004834-T1.cds;~source:funannotate) yields MTSAKPIHTAACLIIGDEVLGGKTIDTNSPYLAKFCFGLGIQLKRVEVIPDDEEDIMEAVRRMSARYDFVVTSGGIGPTHDDITYSSIAKAFNLPLQMHAPAFERMKQLSRPHPMQPNFDWDTPSPGLTAKLRMVELPHDSALPDEAQAIFVSDDMWVPISVVNGNVHILPGVPRLFERLLEHLKPVLIPRLADPEGKGTFRIMISTPLPESAVAPYLTELAGKVEPLGVKVGSYPRWGKKRNTVTLVGADQVYMESLVKEVEEGVQGKRVSKEDEMDPPSHRDEVFSQ; encoded by the exons ATGACATCAGCGAAACCAATCCACACGGCCGCGTGCCTGATCATCGGCGACGAGGTGCTGGGCGGAAAG ACCATCGACACCAATTCGCCCTACCTAGCCAAGTTCTGCTTCGGGCtcggcatccagctcaagCGCGTGGAGGTCATCccggatgatgaggaggatatcaTGGAAGCCGTGCGCCGGATGAGTGCTCGCTATGACTTTGTTGTTACCAGTGGAGGCATTGGGCCTAC ACACGACGACATCACCTACTcctccatcgccaaagcCTTCAACCTCCCGCTCCAAATGCACGCGCCAGCTTTCGAGCGGATGAAGCAACTCTCGCGCCCACACCCCATGCAACCAAACTTCGACTGGGACACGCCCTCCCCAGGCCTGACCGCCAAGCTGCGCATGGTCGAATTGCCCCACGACTCCGCGCTCCCAGACGAGGCGCAAGCGATCTTCGTCTCGGACGACATGTGGGTTCCCATCTCAGTCGTGAACGGCAACGTGCACATTCTCCCCGGGGTGCCGCGCCTATTCGAGCGACTGCTCGAGCACCTCAAGCCCGTGCTGATCCCCCGGCTGGCTGATCCGGAAGGCAAAGGGACGTTCCGCATTATGATTAGTACCCCGTTGCCGGAGAGCGCCGTGGCGCCGTATCTGACCGAGCTTGCGGGCAAGGTCGAGCCACTTGGGGTTAAGGTGGGTAGTTATCCGCGCTGGGGGAAGAAGCGGAATACTGTTACTCTTGTTGGTGCGGATCAGGTGTATATGGAGTCGTTGGTTaaggaggttgaggagggtgTGCAGGGGAAGAGGGTGTcgaaggaggatgagatggatcCGCCCTCTCATAGGGATGAGGTGTTCAGTCAGTAG
- a CDS encoding uncharacterized protein (ID:PFLUO_004835-T1.cds;~source:funannotate), protein MSESRLYTFSPETREKLRKFRLSTSRAKDLQAIIYIIDTKTQEIRPEDGEVYTKMEDVADELPESSPRFILLSHPLTLSSGRPAVPYVLLYYLPENCNPSQRMMYAGAVELMRSTAEVNRIVEVQSDEDVTSIESRLAGSE, encoded by the exons ATG TCTGAATCGCGGCTATATACCTTCTCCCCCGAGACAAGggagaagctgcgcaagTTCCGCCTTAGCACCTCACGAGCAAAGGATCTCCAGGCCATCATCT ATATAATCGACACCAAAACCCAGGAGATCCGGCCTGAGGATGGCGAAGTCTACACCAAAATGGAGGATGTAGCCGACGAGCTCCCAGAGTCATCCCCGCGCTTCATTCTCCTTAGCCACCCATTGACACTC AGCTCTGGCCGCCCCGCCGTTCCCTACGTCCTCCTATATTACCTGCCCGAAAACTGCAACCCGTCGCAGCGGATGATGTACGCCGGCGCAGTGGAACTGATGCGCAGTACGGCGGAGGTTAATCGGATAGTCGAGGTGCAGAGCGATGAGGATGTCACGTCCATCGAGTCCCGGCTGGCCGGCTCGGAGTAA
- a CDS encoding uncharacterized protein (ID:PFLUO_004836-T1.cds;~source:funannotate), protein MSTNPGPSGGDKPEGFSKYLKRMKTVLRPRSGSKRLSVSSLSGLTGKPSASSAPQRHSMAAAPILSDYSTMQKDKAHAVFAKYGLNLESGERKSPTDLPSQRVTKPVRMRVRRSCHRCQTTFGPEKVCVNCQHPRCQKCPRSPPARTKDESASAEPPIPKAKLPEILRQRGDFPMNLASQMRTHSGATAFLTRPSPKGGQDVVRKSIRQRVRRHCHQCETLFAAGSKECEKCKHVRCKTCPRDPAKPEKYPHGYPGDVDPPKHFPNREWKKPRRRYRYICHVCSTTYHDGAPSCIKCGQSKCEETIRDPPKKIKKEFDPALIRHVEERLVSLAV, encoded by the exons ATGTCTACCAACCCCGGTCCTTCCGGCGGGGACAAGCCTGAGGGCTTCTCCAAGTATCTGAAGCGCATGAAGACCGTCCTGCGCCCCCGTTCCGGCTCCAAACGGCTATCGGTGTCGAGCCTGTCTGGTCTAACAGGCAAGCCAAG TGCTTCATCCGCACCGCAGAGACACTCCATGGCGGCCGCGCCGATTCTCTCAGACTATAGCACCATGCAGAAGGACAAGGCGCACGCGGTGTTCGCCAAGTACGGCCTAAATCTTGAGTCCGGCGAGCGGAAATCGCCCACCGACCTGCCATCACAGCGAGTCACCAAGCCCGTTCGCATGCGTGTCCGCCGCAGCTGCCACCGCTGCCAGACCACCTTTGGCCCAGAAAAGGTCTGCGTCAACTGCCAGCACCCACGCTGCCAGAAATGCCCGCGCTCTCCTCCCGCCCGTACCAAGGACGAGTCCGCGTCCGCTGAGCCGCCGATTCCCAAGGCCAAGCTCCCCGAGATTCttcgccagcgcggcgactTCCCTATGAACTTGGCCTCGCAAATGCGGACTCATAGCGGCGCCACTGCGTTCCTTACTCGCCCATCGCCCAAGGGTGGCCAGGACGTTGTCCGCAAATCTATCCGCCAGCGTGTCCGCCGCCACTGCCATCAGTGCGAGACTCTGTTTGCAGCTGGATCCAAGGAGTGCGAGAAGTGCAAGCATGTCCGATGCAAGACCTGCCCTCGCGATCCAGCTAAACCGGAAAAATACCCCCATGGATATCCTGGCGATGTGGACCCGCCCAAACATTTCCCGAATCGCGAGTGGAAGAAACCACGGCGCCGATACCGGTACATTTGTCACGTCTGTTCAACGACATATCACGACGGAGCACCTTCATGCATCAAATGCGGCCAAAGCAAATGCGAAGAGACTATACGAGATccaccgaagaagatcaagaaagaatTTGATCCAGCGCTTATCCGGCATGTGGAGGAGAGATTGGTCTCATTAGCAGTCTAG
- a CDS encoding uncharacterized protein (ID:PFLUO_004837-T1.cds;~source:funannotate) produces MNQVQQSEEFPGLPPFPDDVATAPLLRLSLEKLLAGDAAEVDRLFQASVDIGFCYLDLHDSASGNCLLDDADKLFQVGEKLFELSLEEKKKYDFSAQNSYFGYKAQGASVTDKQGTLDRHEFYNVSKNDILGISDSLPAPDVLHQSRERLASFMQGSHAIVTLILKLLNDKLALPPDTLPNLHRRQAISGDQVRFVKAPPQPQDDRLTAMGQHTDFGSVTVLFNRLGGLQVLPPGADAEWVYVRPLPGHAIVNLGDAMVKFTNGLFRSNIHRVVSPPGAQGDTTRYSLVYFSRPEDSVILRRLEGSDLIPQIEDGQVEEEVNSKDWIIRRALGRRVDLVDSIDYDKASGTEQMSRRIKV; encoded by the exons ATGAATCAAGTGCAGCAGAGCGAGGAATTTCCCGGCCTGCCTCCCTTCCCGGACGACGTGGCTACGGCGCCGCTTCTCCGACTCTCACTGGAGAAGTTGCTCGCCGGCGACGCCGCCGAAGTCGACAGACTATTCCAGGCGTCTGTGGACATAGGATTTTGCTATCTCGACCTCCACGACTCGGCTTCAGGAAACTGTCTCCTTGATGATGCAGACAAATTATTTCAAGTTGGGGAGAAGCTATTCGAGTTGAGTctggaagagaaaaagaaataCGACTTCAGCGCGCAGAACTCGTACTTCGGGTACAAAGCGCAGGGCGCGTCGGTCACGGACAAGCAGGGAACTCTGGATCGACATGAGTTCTACAAT GTCTCAAAGAATGATATCCTCGGCATTAGTGACTCGCTCCCGGCGCCGGACGTCCTGCATCAGAGCCGTGAGCGCCTGGCCTCATTCATGCAGGGCTCTCATGCAATCGTGACGCTCATTCTGAAGCTGCTGAATGACAAGCTGGCTCTCCCGCCAGACACTCTTCCCAAtctccaccgccgccaagcCATCAGCGGCGATCAAGTTCGCTTCGTGAAAGCCCCTCCCCAGCCACAAGACGACCGGCTCACTGCAATGGGCCAGCACACGGACTTTGGCAGTGTCACGGTACTCTTCAACCGACTGGGCGGACTGCAGGTACTGCCTCCGGGCGCCGACGCAGAATGGGTATATGTGCGACCTTTGCCAGGCCATGCGATTGTCAATCTCGGCGATGCAATGGTCAAGTTCACCAATGGGCTGTTCCGGTCGAATATCCACAGGGTCGTGTCACCGCCAGGTGCTCAGGGAGACACGACGCGGTACAGTCTGGTGTACTTTTCGCGGCCGGAGGACAGCGTTATACTTCGCCGTTTGGAAGGGTCGGATCTCATCCCGCAAATCGAGGACGGgcaggtcgaggaggaggtcAATAGTAAGGACTGGATCATCCGGCGGGCGTTGGGCCGGAGGGTGGATCTAGTGGACAGCATTGATTATGACAAGGCGTCAGGTACGGAGCAGATGAGTCGTAGAATTAAAGTATGA
- a CDS encoding uncharacterized protein (ID:PFLUO_004838-T1.cds;~source:funannotate), whose protein sequence is MSLPGLDLTVVSEERSSAVAPPSQITLSPGTEWRFEVAFGNIVRVKILTGTAELFGTELAESQTYTFTGTKAAIYTWHGCMLEISAGEMAMTTADGVAPTTGHGAGGCQSEYTAEETPMVEYANVHFALETMRQDAQATGKDGPRVLLLGPENAGKTSVAKILTAYATKVGRQPLVVNLDPTEGMLSVPGTLAATAFRTMLDVEEGWGSSPMSGPSPVPVKLPLIYNYPLPSPLDAEGSVYRPVVSRLALSVTGRMAEDDDAREAGIIVDTPGLLSSGKPGSLELINHIVTEFAITTILVLGSERLYSTAVKQYDNKPSSSSTAIAFDERISVVKLSKSGGCVDRDAAFLKIMRESQIRSYFFGNLVPSFTASSALALSASSTSMVTLSPHAQQLDFSALSVYNYTISSIDDDDEDEYDPSQLTTGDTFLPGGIGDDESQQQQQQQEQQDSDRAAPLPGIVGYAPAHPAQASTSASNVPLKKVLPPAPAALANTLLAITHAPNTASPAQVRDASIMGFLYVADVDPDKGKIRVLAPVGGRMPPRAMIWMKRWPGEVVGLVG, encoded by the exons ATGTCTCTCCCGGGCTTAGACCTCACTGTGGTCTCGGAGGAGAGGTCCTCGGCCGTTGCGCCGCCGTCACAGATCACCCTGTCGCCCGGCACGGAGTGGAGATTCGAGGTCGCGTTTGGCAATATCGTGAGAGTCAAG ATTCTCACGGGAACTGCCGAGCTCTTCGGTACAGAGCTCGCCGAGTCGCAGACATACACGTTCACCGGGACCAAGGCGGCGATCTATACATGGCACGGGTGCATGCTGGAGATTAGCGCGGGCGAGATGGCCATGACGACAGCGGACGGAGTGGCGCCGACAACCGGCCATGGTGCCGGGGGATGTCAGAGCGAGTACACAGCGGAAGAAACACCAATGGTGGAATACGCCAACGTCCACTTTGCGCTGGAGACGATGCGCCAGGATGCACAAGCCACAGGCAAAGATGGACCTCGCGTGTTGCTTCTGGGCCCTGAAAACGCGGGCAAGACCAGTGTGGCGAAGATACTGACCGCATACGCGACCAAGGTCGGCCGGCAgccgctggtggtgaacCTGGACCCGACGGAAGGCATGCTCAGCGTTCCTGGAACGCTAGCTGCCACGGCTTTTCGCACTATGCTGGACGTTGAGGAGGGATGGGGCAGCAGCCCGATGTCTGGACCGAGTCCCGTGCCGGTCAAGCTACCTCTCATTTACAATTACCCACTACCCAGTCCTCTGGATGCCGAAGGATCGGTCTACCGACCTGTGGTATCACGGCTTGCACTGTCCGTGACGGGTCgaatggccgaggatgacgacgcGCGCGAGGCGGGCATTATTGTCGACACTCCGGGATTGTTGAGTTCCGGCAAACCGGGCAGTCTCGAGCTGATCAATCATATTGTCACCGAATTTGCCATTACAACAATCTTGGTCTTGGGGTCTGAGCGGTTGTACAGCACGGCAGTCAAGCAGTATGACAATAAACCTAGCTCGAGCTCAACGGCCATTGCCTTCGATGAACGCATTTCCGTTGTCAAGCTCTCCAAATCTGGAGGCTGTGTCGACCGCGATGCCGCTTTTCTTAAAATAATGCGCGAGTCGCAGATTCGATCCTATTTCTTTGGAAATTTGGTCCCCTCATTCACCGCGTCCTCGGCCTTGGCACTCTCTGCATCTTCGACCTCCATGGTGACATTATCACCGCACGCGCAGCAACTTGACTTTTCCGCTCTCAGCGTCTATAATTACACCATTTCCtccatcgacgacgacgacgaggacgaatACGACCCCTCCCAGCTCACCACCGGCGACACATTCCTCCCCGGCGGCATAGGTGACGACGaatcccagcagcagcagcagcagcaggaacAACAAGACTCCGATCGTGCTGCGCCGCTGCCGGGTATCGTTGGCTACGCACCTGCGCATCCAGCCCAAGCATCCACATCCGCCAGTAACGTCCCGCTGAAAAAGGTTCTGCCTCCCGCCCCCGCTGCCCTGGCAAACACCCTCCTCGCGATCACCCACGCCCCAAACACAGCGTCGCCTGCTCAGGTTCGCGATGCCAGCATCATGGGCTTCTTGTATGTTGCCGACGTCGACCCGGACAAGGGCAAGATTCGCGTCCTGGCTCCTGTTGGTGGCAGGATGCCTCCGCGTGCTATGATTTGGATGAAACGCTGGCCGGGCGAGGTGGTTGGCTTGGTCGGTTAA
- a CDS encoding uncharacterized protein (ID:PFLUO_004839-T1.cds;~source:funannotate), giving the protein MSRSLPKRNNPLILAELAPSFEELLARRRLGKTNLAVKASWIGTSNATKPENLGLFEYAHLRAPLPKDLKGSEIFPSHTPQQHPETYFLMRRSKDGYVSATGMFKIAFPWAKLDEERSERDYLKTRENTSEDEIAGNVWISPLFALELAKEYKMYDWVRALLDPTDIVQSPSSAKKQITPPPKFELPESDAAPSSISASPSRRSRRSVSPSKKSPSKARGSRTKKDVPPTPSTTAANATLQSALNMDAESVNETIESVEADIEAKTIGSPKKSKGRKSKKDSTVEPEDKKAEKADKKKKKADKLDDAKAKTKTEKTSVSIDAPFTLPEVPSAEETQEMIAKAKGMVQEAIKADGGAVKSASVKVTKKRKGEDLSEDEDEETGAERAKKARLLEDKLKRERVRNRALVGVSAAFALAASIPYFF; this is encoded by the exons ATGTCGCGCTCTCTGCCGAAGCGAAACAACcctctcatcctcgccgaACTGGCTCCTTCTT TCGAAGAGCTTCTCGCGCGCCGTCGTCTGGGGAAGACTAACCTCGCTGTCAAGGCCTCGTGGATCGGTACCTCCAATGCGACCAAGCCTGAGAACCTGGGTCTCTTCGAGTATGCCCACCTCCGGGCTCCGCTCCCTAAAGACCTCAAGGGCTCTGAGATCTTCCCATCTCACACCCCGCAGCAACATCCCGAGACATACTTCCTGATG CGGAGGAGCAAGGACGGATATGTCAGCGCCACTGGCATGTTCAAGATCGCATTCCCGTgggccaagctggacgaggagcgcTCCGAGAGAGATTACCTCAAGACCCGGGAGAATACGAGTGAAGATGAGATCGCCGGCAATGTGTGGATCTCCCCCCTGTTCG CTCTCGAGCTCGCCAAAGAGTACAAGATGTACGACTGGGTTCGCGCGCTCCTCGACCCCACCGACATTGTCCAGAGCCCTTCTAGCGCAAAGAAGCAAATCACACCACCGCCCAAGTTCGAGCTCCCAGAATCGGACGCTGCGCCGTCCTCAATCTCTGCATCGCCGTCGCGCCGGAGTCGCCGGTCAGTTTCGCCCAGCAAGAAGTCTCCGTCCAAGGCCCGCGGTTCTCGGACCAAGAAGGATGTCCCACCTACGCCCTCAACAACTGCCGCGAATGCCACTCTTCAGTCGGCTCTGAACATGGACGCAGAGTCTGTCAACGAGACTATTGAGAGCGTGGAAGCGGATATCGAGGCTAAGACCATTGGATCCCCGAAGAAGTCCAAGGGCCGGAAGTCTAAGAAGGATTCCACTGTGGAGCCTGAGGAcaagaaggcagagaaggccgataagaagaagaagaaggccgacaagCTTGATGATGCCAAGGCGAAgaccaagaccgagaagacGAGCGTCTCAATTGATGCGCCGTTTACCTTGCCTGAGGTCCCGTCTGCTGAAGAGACCCAGGAGATGATCGCCAAGGCGAAGGGAATGGTACAAGAAGCTATCAAGGCCGACGGTGGCGCCGTGAAGTCAGCCTCCGTCAAGGTCaccaagaagcgcaagggcGAAGACCTcagcgaggacgaagatgaggagaCTGGAGCCGAGCGTGCGAAGAAGGCTAGGCTGCTGGAAGATAAGCTCAAGCGCGAGCGTGTTCGCAACCGCGCGCTGGTTGGTGTTTCTGCCGCCTTTGCTCTTGC GGCTTCGATCCCCTATTTCTTCTAA